Genomic segment of Eleutherodactylus coqui strain aEleCoq1 chromosome 1, aEleCoq1.hap1, whole genome shotgun sequence:
AAAGAAAATCATAATGGATAACCATGAAAAACCTGTCAATGCACTTGGCATGACCAAAGAAATGTGATATTTGATGAACCGCTATAAATCTGTTGCATTTGGTCTAGGTCTACGGCTGGGGATATAATGGCACTGGTCAGCTTGGAGTTGGAGGAACTGGAAACCAACTAATTCCCTGCAAAGTGGTGTTTGTTAATCAAGTGTGTATAGTTCAGGTGAGAGATACTCTTGTAGTGGTCCAATATCCTTAAGGGCTAATTCCAACAATgtacgtttgaaaaacttttgttttttttaaccatttaggagacgtacaaatttttatttttttttaaatcaatttttattagattttataattaattacatacatttgaaatattgcatatatatatagacagtaaAGAAAAAGACAATATTAACTTAACTGACTTAACTACTAAGGCAAGACAGGTTGCGTAGTTGCATTCTCTGAGGATGTATTTCTGGCTGGAACAGTAACTGTCTGGACATCCCTAATATAGTCTTGCAATCAACTAACTTACTTAATATTAAGAGATTCTGTACAACCATTGTTGTTCGCGTTCTTGTTTAACTCAACATACTGCAAGTTGGGTACAGACATCGTTTAACTTTCATCacgagacgtacaaatttaacattaattatcaacattttgaggaacactattttccggcaccaagccaagattgcaaaggctcataggtgtcagaattatagataaccccacaaatgaccccattttaggaACTACACCCcgtagtgtattcactgaggggtgtcggtagttttacagatgacattacaaccgtatgtcatcagtattttagcACTACTAGTTCAATATTCCTACACATTTTATTAGGCAAAcgcaggaaaaaaataggatcatGCTGCATTAAAAGACCATGAATATATGGCCGTGTGAATAGGTTGTATTTGATCTGTTTTGCAGACTGGAATACGAAGCTAGTGAATAAAGCAGGTCTTAAAGCGGCCTAATGGTGCAACCATAAGTGATAAACACTGGGCCACTTCTATTGGAGTAGATTATCTGTGTATAGCTGATCTCGTGCTCGTAGATCTACGAGGGCAGTTTCATCTTCTGTAATTCCTTACAGATTGTATGTGGCTACAGCCATACTATGGGACTGACTGACCAAGGCTATCTCTACTcctggggagccaacaccaacggCCAGCCAGGTATTGGCAACAAAAGCAACCAGGTTTCTCCAGTTAAAGTTGAGACCCATGAAAGGTATAGTAGATTGGAGGATTTCACTGACTATGCTGCACAAGACATTCTAGCGGGACATTTTCTTTTCAGTCAAAACTGCTAGCAACGGCACACTTTAAAATGAATTTCTGGTTGATTAAAAGGAAGGTAATAAAGTCACTTACCTTTATTAATGTCCTGCTGCTCCCATTCTGGTGTTTCCCATGTTCTACATCATGGTCCCTCTCAGTGGGCTCAGGCAAGTGATTGCTTTATGATTGGGATTGGTAAGGAGAgtaattaactttttttatgcCATTTTGAACTTAAAGACCTGGCTATTagctggacgacccctttaaagaaaacttGCACACTTAagtcctagaatatccttttatTTTGTTGGTCATCAATAAATTGGCAGGGATCCGAGCAGCAGGTCCCTGATAGTCAGTCGATTTCTGTGgctgctgtcactgtggtcagCCCAGGAcgtgctgaccatagtgcagcggTCCGGGTCAGTATTGTAGGCGCTGCTTCCTTTTGAGTTAAATATGAGCTGCGTTTGCAATTCCAGCCTGGTCTACTGCACCGTGGTCAGCactctctgcttcctgcgctgaccaTGGTGACTATGACCAGGAATTGGCTGATTGGCAGGAACCCACCGCTTAGATCACCACTGATCAAATGACCGGTCGGTCATTAAGAGAGAAAATAcaatcccagaatacccctttaacatgcaTTCCAGTATTGCAGTTTTATTAAAGTATATGACATTCATAGTTTACATCTTCTGGACTATTTAAAAACAGATTGCTGCTAGCAAACTCAGAAACTGTAACCACAGAAATTGTCGCTGCCAGTGCTCAATAGTTAATATGGTAAGAACACCATATTATACAGACAACTGGTGAACTCCTCCTGCAGCGCTAATTTCTGTGGTTACATCTGAATCTTCTTTCATAGTCAGAAACTGTATTCAAAATTCACCGAGGCAATCTGAGGATAATGGGTGAAATTTTGCTTGTGTATTAAAAAAGATTAGATGAAATTTGGCAATGTCAAACACCTCCACTGCCCCATCAACTTCCTGGCCAGATTTGAACACTAGGCTCACTTTTGGCATCGGCATACTATTGAACTGGTTCACTGTTCCCAACAATTGGTACTTCCCAGAACAGTGAAATCTTGCGGTTCTTTCAGAACATCACCAGATTTTAAATACATCGACATAGGAtgtattttctgctgtggaaatcttcttttgtattttctttgctgcaaatctgtggcaaaatccatGTTTTTACAAATTTACAGCACATCTTGGATTAGATTTTCCATGGTGGTGGATTCATAGTGTGTGTCCTCATgcattttcttaacaattttcGTTGCTAGTGCTGTCAGGACTACAATTCTTTCATCAGGGAAGGTGTACCGGCCTTGAGGTGTGTATTCTCCAGCTGCTGTTTTCAGCAATTTCTGTTCAACTTGATTGTAGCAAGGGTTCCAATTCTGTTGGGCAGCAGGGACACAGGATTTAAAGTAGTGCACACTTCCAACTTCAGTCTTGGGTTTTCACAAAAGGAGGCCTTGTACTTGGTCAAGTGGGCATTGGTCAGCCAGTGGAGAACTTTTTTAGCATCCATCAATGTTAGGACCAAATGAGGCATCCGTGCTGTGAGTTCTTGGCCCAGGGTAAGCTTGTCAGCTTCTGTGACCAAGGCCACCGTTGCTGCCAGTACTCTCAGGCAGGGAGGCCATCTCATGGGCACATTGTCAAGTTGTTTAGAGAGATAGGCAACAGGCTGATGCAATGATCCAATCATCTGGGTGAGACCACCGATCGTTCGTCCATTTTTCTCATGGACATAGAGAATAGTTTCCCCAGATTACGTAAACCCAGTGCGGGTTCCTTTAGGAGAGCTTGCTTGATGCTGTTATAGGTCCTTGTGTGTTCTTGTTGCCAGAAGAATGaggcatcttcacctccctttggAATGTCATAGAGGGGGGGGGTCATAATCTAGTGCAGGACTGGAGTCACTTGCTGTAGCTGCTGCTGGTGGGAAACGTGGTCAAAGAGGCAGCTGGGGTCTGGTACATGGGATGACGGCCCAGACGGAACGCTACTTGGCCTACCTTTGCCTTGATTAGAAATGGCCCCATATATTTTGGTCTGAGCTTGGAATAAGGGACATGGCTCTTCATATTCTGGATAGACAGCCACACCTTGTCCCCTACCTGAAAGGCAGGAGAGGCCCTACAATGGCGATCTGCAGCTCGTTTGTAGTTCGTCTGAACCTCCTGcagtattttcttttattttctggAGTTTCCTGTAAGGTTAATAGTCTCTGGTTGGCCGTGGGGACAGGAGGCCCGAAATGAACACAGGATGTAGTCCATAGTTTGCAAAATATGGACTCTGCAAGGTAGTAATGTCTGGCTTTATTATAAGCGAACTCCGCCGTTGGTAGGCAGTCCACCCATGCGTCCTGGAGATGAAGAATCAGAGATACTGTTC
This window contains:
- the LOC136612883 gene encoding RCC1 and BTB domain-containing protein 1-like; protein product: MPRVQCCILPGVYGWGYNGTGQLGVGGTGNQLIPCKVVFVNQVCIVQIVCGYSHTMGLTDQGYLYSWGANTNGQPGIGNKSNQVSPVKVETHERFCSCSGLSLHAT